Proteins encoded in a region of the Streptomyces sp. NBC_01471 genome:
- a CDS encoding M56 family metallopeptidase: MIYAVWVPLLVPLLVAPAARWLAELLAPRQAVRLLTAAALTLGGCSAAALGLLVVAGLLRLPPVAALGRLIHPVNGDGPVTAVAAVAAAAALAGCATALVRTVLRQRAELREARRRIGTGGELAVVRDTAPDAYALPGRPGRIVVTTGMLRALAPAEREALFAHERAHLAGRHHLFIAAAELAALCHPALRGLRAPLGYALERCADESAAGAVGDRSLAARAIGRAALAAHRMPAARPSVVLAATAGPVPRRVAALLGHRPACAAGHGWHGRAACALAGALLVCVSLSAGGALDAATDLHGGIEAAQASSGHH; encoded by the coding sequence GTGATCTACGCCGTATGGGTGCCCCTGCTGGTACCCCTGCTCGTGGCGCCCGCCGCCCGGTGGCTCGCCGAGCTGCTGGCGCCGCGGCAGGCCGTCCGGCTGCTGACGGCGGCGGCGCTCACGCTCGGCGGCTGCTCGGCCGCGGCGCTGGGGCTGCTCGTCGTGGCGGGTCTGCTGCGGCTGCCGCCGGTCGCCGCGCTCGGCCGGCTGATCCACCCCGTGAACGGTGACGGACCGGTCACCGCCGTGGCGGCCGTGGCAGCCGCTGCCGCGCTCGCCGGCTGCGCCACCGCGCTGGTGCGGACCGTCCTGCGGCAGCGCGCCGAACTGCGCGAGGCCCGGCGGCGGATCGGGACCGGCGGCGAACTGGCCGTGGTCCGGGACACCGCCCCCGACGCGTACGCACTGCCCGGCCGCCCGGGCCGGATCGTGGTCACCACCGGGATGCTGCGGGCCCTGGCACCGGCCGAGCGTGAGGCGCTGTTCGCTCATGAGCGCGCGCACCTCGCGGGCCGCCACCACCTCTTCATCGCGGCGGCGGAGCTGGCCGCGCTCTGCCACCCGGCGTTGCGCGGGCTGCGGGCGCCTCTCGGTTACGCCCTGGAGCGCTGCGCCGACGAGTCGGCGGCCGGGGCCGTCGGCGACCGCTCCCTCGCGGCCCGTGCCATAGGCCGCGCGGCCCTGGCCGCCCACCGGATGCCCGCCGCGCGCCCCAGCGTCGTACTCGCCGCCACGGCCGGCCCGGTCCCGCGCCGGGTCGCCGCGCTGCTGGGCCACCGTCCGGCCTGCGCCGCCGGCCACGGGTGGCACGGCCGGGCCGCCTGTGCCCTCGCCGGGGCGCTGCTCGTGTGCGTCTCGCTGTCGGCGGGCGGGGCACTGGACGCCGCGACGGATCTGCACGGCGGTATCGAGGCGGCCCAGGCCTCGTCCGGCCATCACTGA
- a CDS encoding ABC transporter permease subunit codes for MTTLTRDPARQAPGERARNGRGPRLSGPAWLVWRQHRAAFWTLIALTLLCVVVMVLLRGQMMDYLDTLSSSRRKPGSLPPDFEKYSYRLADFGGYLGYLPVLAGVFLGAPLIAGDLETGTAKLVTSQSVSRRRWLTTKLAMPAVLIALSAAVLAAVFSWWWHPVKTLTEQLEWTSGIFFDVTGVMPVAYALLTFSVGAAVGMLLRRTLVSMVVTLGIVVAVGVVWDRFRLDLGHVLSVSTSKGVGPGARLPKLPAGAVQQGQGAHFLTSSGDRLDWTTCLGTSDDSNARTACLESKHVIGWSVDYLPISQMHTMQWLGAGIMLAVSAALVTFIILRARKRLL; via the coding sequence ATGACCACGCTCACTCGTGACCCCGCCCGCCAGGCGCCCGGGGAGCGCGCCCGGAACGGGCGGGGCCCCCGGCTCAGCGGTCCGGCCTGGCTCGTCTGGCGCCAGCACCGCGCGGCGTTCTGGACCCTCATCGCCCTCACCCTCCTGTGCGTGGTCGTGATGGTCCTTCTGCGTGGGCAGATGATGGACTATCTGGACACCCTGAGCTCATCCCGGCGGAAGCCGGGCAGCCTGCCGCCGGACTTCGAGAAGTACTCCTACCGCCTGGCCGACTTCGGGGGTTACCTGGGCTACCTCCCTGTCCTGGCCGGGGTCTTCCTCGGCGCCCCGCTGATCGCGGGCGACCTGGAGACCGGCACCGCCAAGCTGGTGACCTCGCAGTCCGTCAGCCGGCGGCGCTGGCTCACCACGAAGCTCGCCATGCCCGCCGTGCTGATCGCCCTGTCCGCCGCCGTGCTCGCCGCCGTGTTCAGCTGGTGGTGGCACCCGGTCAAGACCCTTACCGAGCAGCTGGAATGGACCAGCGGCATCTTCTTCGACGTCACGGGGGTCATGCCGGTGGCCTACGCCCTGCTGACGTTCTCCGTGGGCGCGGCGGTCGGCATGCTCCTGCGCCGCACACTGGTGTCGATGGTGGTCACTCTCGGCATCGTGGTGGCGGTCGGGGTCGTCTGGGACCGGTTCCGGCTGGACCTGGGGCACGTGCTGTCGGTCAGCACCAGCAAGGGTGTCGGCCCCGGCGCCAGGCTCCCGAAGCTGCCCGCCGGGGCGGTCCAGCAGGGACAGGGCGCCCACTTCCTCACCAGCTCCGGAGACCGCCTGGACTGGACCACCTGCCTCGGCACGTCGGACGACTCCAACGCGCGGACGGCCTGCCTGGAGTCCAAGCACGTCATCGGCTGGTCGGTGGACTACCTCCCCATCTCCCAGATGCACACCATGCAGTGGCTCGGAGCGGGCATCATGCTCGCCGTCAGCGCCGCCCTCGTCACCTTCATCATCCTCCGGGCCCGCAAGCGCCTGTTGTGA
- a CDS encoding ABC transporter ATP-binding protein, whose amino-acid sequence MDHPGTHRGNGAGFAPPAGESAIEAHGLGKQYRRGWALRDVSFRLPTGRICGLVGPNGAGKSTLMGLATHMIRPTTGALRVFGAAPGSTEAVLRTAFLTQEKPLFRRFTVAETLRLGRELNPQWDQEVAEGIVHAGQVPLKARIGTLSGGQRTRVAFALAFGKRPDLLILDEPMSDLDPLVRRELMATLTAEAAEHGTTVLVSSHMLAELEYICDYLLVVANGGLRLAGEVNELRAAHALFTARVDGSLPAVAPHTVIDSCSGEGRPGTLVRLDGPVEYAGHGGPPTLEELLLAYLRSPDAPPLIAPSARVGDIHDIITRDRTKAVTA is encoded by the coding sequence ATGGACCACCCAGGAACGCATCGCGGAAACGGAGCGGGCTTCGCACCCCCCGCCGGTGAATCGGCGATCGAGGCCCATGGGCTCGGCAAGCAGTACCGGCGCGGCTGGGCCCTGCGGGACGTCTCCTTCCGGCTGCCGACCGGGCGGATCTGCGGCCTCGTCGGCCCCAACGGCGCAGGCAAGAGCACCCTGATGGGACTGGCCACCCACATGATCCGGCCGACGACCGGCGCCCTGCGGGTGTTCGGCGCGGCACCGGGGTCGACGGAGGCGGTCCTGCGCACCGCGTTCCTCACCCAGGAGAAGCCGTTGTTCCGGCGCTTCACCGTGGCGGAGACCCTGCGCCTCGGCCGTGAGCTCAACCCCCAGTGGGACCAGGAGGTCGCCGAGGGCATCGTCCACGCGGGCCAGGTGCCGCTGAAAGCGAGGATCGGCACGCTGTCCGGCGGGCAGCGCACCCGCGTCGCCTTCGCCCTGGCCTTCGGGAAGCGCCCCGACCTGCTCATCCTCGACGAGCCGATGTCCGATCTGGACCCGCTGGTCCGCCGGGAGCTCATGGCCACGCTGACGGCGGAGGCCGCCGAACACGGCACGACGGTCCTGGTGTCCTCGCACATGCTCGCCGAGCTGGAGTACATCTGCGACTACCTCCTCGTCGTCGCGAACGGTGGTCTGCGTCTCGCGGGCGAGGTGAACGAACTGCGTGCCGCACACGCCCTGTTCACAGCCCGGGTGGATGGTTCGCTCCCCGCCGTCGCACCGCACACGGTCATCGACTCGTGCAGCGGCGAAGGCCGGCCGGGCACCCTGGTGCGCCTCGACGGACCGGTCGAGTACGCCGGCCATGGCGGGCCCCCCACCCTGGAGGAGCTTCTGCTCGCCTATCTGCGTTCACCCGACGCGCCGCCGCTGATCGCCCCCAGCGCCCGGGTCGGCGACATCCACGACATCATCACCCGCGACCGGACGAAGGCTGTGACCGCATGA
- a CDS encoding sensor histidine kinase, translated as MVQTANQAPAPTDTSETGRSQVLPVTAWMLLAGGLVGLVVLDSAGGLYWIQHHGPAKLIGALLIVALAVVSPRLDSRVLPVAACVCAVGSLCLSFWIHLEMAGSSESLGFAEPAGLVWLLLLVARRGKPSWAALAVPLLVMAIVLRPVSVSVRQSTTIMALLFALAAVTALGTGLGMRLLLVDRRRQAAALRLEQRTEFARDLHDFVAHHVTGIVVQAQGAQVMAGRRPELVPPALRRIEQAGSEALTSMRHMVGMLRGADGEVALTPLAGIGEVRSLVEEFSAVGGARARLDLEGTFDDLPVEVTTTAHRVVMEALTNVRKHAHGCTEVLVRVDRSGGRVTVRVSDDGRPRHVSHSGFGLKGLSERVGLIGGSVRAGPVTAGGWGVEATLPVPPAGAVAV; from the coding sequence ATGGTGCAGACGGCGAACCAAGCGCCCGCACCCACGGACACAAGCGAGACGGGGCGTTCGCAGGTACTGCCCGTCACGGCGTGGATGCTGCTCGCCGGGGGCCTGGTCGGCCTCGTCGTGCTCGACTCGGCGGGCGGCCTCTACTGGATCCAGCACCACGGCCCCGCCAAGCTGATCGGCGCCCTGCTGATCGTCGCTCTCGCCGTCGTCTCACCCCGGCTCGACAGCCGGGTGCTGCCGGTGGCCGCGTGCGTGTGCGCGGTCGGGTCGCTGTGTCTCTCGTTCTGGATTCACCTGGAAATGGCGGGCAGCTCGGAGTCGCTGGGATTCGCCGAGCCGGCGGGGCTCGTGTGGCTCCTGCTGCTCGTCGCCCGACGTGGGAAGCCGTCGTGGGCGGCGCTCGCCGTCCCTCTGCTGGTCATGGCGATCGTGCTGCGGCCCGTGTCGGTCTCGGTGCGGCAGTCCACCACCATCATGGCGCTGCTCTTCGCCCTGGCAGCGGTCACGGCACTGGGTACCGGCCTCGGGATGCGCCTGCTGCTGGTGGACCGGCGGCGACAGGCGGCGGCCCTCAGGCTGGAACAGCGGACGGAGTTCGCCAGGGACCTGCACGACTTCGTCGCCCACCACGTGACCGGCATCGTCGTACAGGCGCAGGGTGCCCAGGTGATGGCGGGCCGGCGGCCCGAACTGGTGCCGCCCGCACTGCGGCGGATCGAACAGGCGGGCTCGGAGGCGCTGACCTCCATGCGGCACATGGTGGGGATGCTGCGTGGCGCCGACGGGGAAGTGGCTCTGACGCCGCTGGCCGGGATCGGCGAAGTGCGTTCGCTCGTCGAGGAGTTCTCGGCCGTCGGTGGTGCCCGGGCCCGGCTCGATCTGGAAGGGACCTTCGACGACCTGCCGGTGGAGGTGACCACCACCGCGCACCGGGTGGTCATGGAGGCCCTCACCAACGTGCGCAAACACGCCCACGGCTGCACCGAAGTGCTGGTGCGCGTGGACCGCTCGGGGGGCCGGGTCACCGTACGGGTCAGCGACGACGGACGCCCGCGCCACGTCTCCCACAGCGGTTTCGGGCTGAAGGGCCTGTCCGAGCGGGTGGGCCTGATCGGTGGAAGCGTCCGGGCGGGGCCGGTGACGGCCGGCGGCTGGGGCGTCGAGGCGACGCTCCCGGTGCCCCCGGCGGGGGCGGTGGCCGTATGA
- a CDS encoding response regulator transcription factor: protein MTIRVLIADDQAMVRAGFAMILAAEDDIDVVAEATDGLHAVELAGRHRPDVVLMDIRMPRMDGLEALRRLTRPGTVNPPKVVVVTTFDDDEYVQRALSEGASGFLIKDSGPALLVEAVRAAASGEALVSPAVTVRLLRRLHSAVPAPREPHTALSARETDLVRLVARGLTNAEIATELSISVGTVKTHLANVQIKLSARNRVEIAAWAWESGLVDGRR, encoded by the coding sequence ATGACGATCCGCGTACTGATCGCCGACGACCAGGCCATGGTCCGCGCCGGGTTCGCGATGATCCTCGCCGCGGAGGACGACATCGACGTGGTCGCGGAGGCCACGGACGGGCTGCACGCCGTGGAGCTCGCCGGGCGGCACCGGCCCGACGTGGTGCTGATGGACATCCGTATGCCCCGCATGGACGGGCTGGAGGCGCTGCGCAGGCTGACGCGCCCCGGCACGGTGAATCCGCCGAAGGTCGTCGTGGTCACGACGTTCGACGACGACGAGTACGTCCAGCGCGCCCTGAGCGAGGGCGCCTCCGGTTTCCTGATCAAGGACTCCGGCCCGGCCCTGCTGGTCGAGGCCGTCAGGGCGGCCGCCTCCGGCGAGGCGCTGGTGAGCCCGGCAGTCACCGTCCGGCTGCTGCGGCGTCTGCACAGCGCCGTGCCGGCCCCCCGGGAACCGCACACCGCGCTCTCCGCACGGGAGACGGACCTGGTGCGACTGGTGGCCAGAGGGCTGACCAACGCCGAGATCGCCACCGAACTGTCCATCTCGGTGGGCACGGTGAAGACCCATCTCGCCAACGTGCAGATCAAACTGTCCGCGCGCAACCGCGTGGAGATCGCTGCCTGGGCCTGGGAATCCGGTCTGGTCGACGGGCGGCGGTGA
- a CDS encoding FAD-binding protein, whose translation MSNMLTNWAGNIAFTAQHIDRPATLRELRDLVASSARVRVLGSGHSFNALADTDGALVSVAGLPPEIEVDRAASTVRVAAGVRYAELAREVHAHGLALPNMASLPHISVAGSVATGTHGSGVALGGLATSVRELELVTADGEMRTIGRDRDGDRFAGSVVSLGALGAVTSLTLDLVPGFELAQRVRTGLPLSVLDEHFDAVTSAAYSVSLFTDWRGPHFGQVWLKYAADLEPEFPWGAEAPGPLHPVPGVPPVHCTQQQGVPGPWHERLPHFRAEFTPSSGEEIQSEYLVDRRHGLAALHAVDAIRDVLAPVLQVCEVRTVAADDLWLSPAYGHDTVGMHFTWRKDPAAVLPALRLLEERLEPVAARPHWGKLSTVPAARLSALYPRLADFRGLAREFDPRGKFTNTFLAPLLGSV comes from the coding sequence ATCTCGAACATGTTGACGAACTGGGCGGGGAACATCGCCTTCACGGCGCAGCACATCGACCGGCCCGCCACCCTCCGCGAGCTGCGAGACCTCGTCGCCTCATCCGCCCGGGTGCGCGTGCTGGGCAGCGGCCACTCGTTCAACGCCCTGGCGGACACCGACGGCGCGCTGGTCTCGGTGGCCGGACTGCCCCCTGAGATCGAGGTGGACCGGGCCGCGTCGACCGTCCGGGTCGCGGCGGGCGTACGGTACGCCGAGCTGGCCCGCGAGGTGCACGCGCACGGGCTGGCCCTGCCCAACATGGCCTCCCTGCCGCACATCTCCGTCGCGGGCTCCGTGGCCACCGGCACCCACGGGTCCGGGGTGGCGCTCGGCGGTCTTGCCACCTCGGTCAGGGAGCTCGAACTGGTCACCGCCGACGGCGAAATGCGGACGATCGGCCGCGACCGGGACGGTGACCGGTTCGCCGGGTCGGTGGTCTCGCTGGGCGCCCTCGGCGCCGTCACCTCACTCACCCTGGACCTGGTGCCGGGTTTCGAACTGGCCCAGCGGGTCCGTACCGGGCTGCCGCTGTCGGTCCTGGACGAGCATTTCGACGCGGTGACATCGGCGGCGTACAGCGTGAGTCTCTTCACCGACTGGCGCGGCCCGCACTTCGGGCAGGTGTGGCTCAAGTACGCCGCGGACCTCGAACCCGAGTTCCCCTGGGGCGCCGAGGCGCCGGGTCCGCTGCACCCCGTACCGGGTGTACCGCCCGTGCACTGCACCCAGCAGCAGGGGGTGCCGGGGCCGTGGCACGAGCGGCTGCCGCACTTCCGGGCGGAGTTCACGCCGAGTTCGGGCGAGGAGATCCAGTCGGAGTACCTGGTGGACCGGCGCCACGGGCTCGCCGCGCTGCACGCCGTCGACGCGATCCGGGACGTGCTCGCGCCGGTGCTGCAGGTCTGTGAGGTCCGGACGGTGGCCGCCGACGACCTGTGGCTGAGTCCGGCCTACGGCCACGACACGGTGGGGATGCACTTCACCTGGCGCAAGGACCCGGCGGCCGTACTGCCGGCGCTCCGGCTGCTCGAAGAGCGGCTGGAGCCGGTCGCCGCACGTCCGCACTGGGGGAAGCTCTCCACCGTCCCGGCCGCGCGGCTGTCCGCGCTCTATCCGAGACTGGCCGACTTCCGCGGCCTGGCAAGGGAGTTCGACCCCCGGGGCAAGTTCACCAACACCTTCCTGGCACCGCTGCTGGGCAGCGTGTGA
- a CDS encoding glycoside hydrolase family 2 TIM barrel-domain containing protein encodes MSTPYYEDVSPGSGALPARARYAESDAMTLSLNGDWRFRLSPAADTADATFAAPGYDASGWDEVAVPGHWVLQGHGAPVYTNHLYPFPVDPPRVPTGNPTADHLHTFGLPPGWPSSGGAVLRFDGVESCARVWLNGEELGEFKGSRLPHEFAVGPLLRPDGNVLAVRVHQWSSGSYLEDQDQWWLPGIFRDVTLLHRPEGAAGDFFVHAGYDHVTGRGTLRVDSAVPGRVTVPELGVELAAGAEVSVPVEPWTAETPRLYDGELATAGERVALRIGFRTVRVEDGVIKVNGRRILFRGVNRHEFHPDTGRTLDVETMRADAVLMKQHNINAVRTSHYPPHPDFLELCDELGLWVVDECDLETHGFTEQDWRGNPVDDERWTPALLDRASRMVERDKNHPSVVIWSLGNECGTGRGLTAMAGWIRDRDPDRPIHYEGDQSCADTDMYSRMYASHAEVAAIGRGEDGGPAERRQLPFVLCEYGHAMGNGPGGLTEYQQLFEAYERNQGGFVWEWIDHGLTHPGLGYAYGGDFGEELHDANFVCDGLLFPDRTPSPALAEYKKVIEPVGIDGGGAAGTVRVVNRHDFTDLSHLVFEWSYDVAGETVSAGVLGVPALAPGERAEVPLPAPPDTGGDSESRWTVRALLADGTRHEVAWAQLPAAPRTRSTAVAESSGPRRAGELIMLGPAAFDARTGELRTVGRTALRELRLDVWRAPTDNDNGRDPETGARYGQLWRELGLHRMQHRLDAVELSGTALTVRTRVAPAARDAGLVTVYRWTSDGTRLRLAVSVTPEGEWTVPLPRLGIRFALPGGADSATWFGGGPGEAYPDTRAASRLGRWESSVDGLQTPYVRPQENGARADVRWVTIGGVRVAGDPEFWFTARRWTSEQLDAAEHRTDLRPAGRQVWVNLDHAQQGIGSQSCGPGVLPQHQLHAGPAEFGFVFTGEPGS; translated from the coding sequence ATGAGCACCCCGTACTACGAAGACGTGTCCCCCGGCAGCGGCGCCCTCCCGGCGCGCGCCCGGTACGCGGAATCCGATGCCATGACCCTGTCGCTGAACGGCGACTGGCGCTTCCGGCTCTCGCCGGCCGCCGACACCGCCGATGCCACGTTCGCCGCGCCGGGGTACGACGCGAGCGGCTGGGACGAGGTGGCGGTCCCCGGCCACTGGGTCCTCCAGGGACACGGCGCGCCCGTCTACACCAACCACCTCTACCCCTTCCCGGTCGACCCGCCGCGCGTACCGACCGGCAACCCGACCGCCGACCATCTGCACACGTTCGGCCTGCCGCCGGGGTGGCCGTCGTCCGGTGGCGCCGTGCTGCGGTTCGACGGGGTCGAGTCGTGCGCCCGCGTCTGGCTGAACGGCGAGGAGCTGGGCGAGTTCAAGGGCAGCAGGCTGCCCCACGAGTTCGCGGTGGGCCCGCTGCTGCGGCCGGACGGGAACGTGCTCGCCGTCCGGGTCCACCAGTGGTCGTCCGGGTCGTATCTGGAGGACCAGGACCAGTGGTGGCTGCCGGGCATCTTCCGCGACGTCACGCTGCTGCACCGCCCGGAGGGGGCCGCCGGGGACTTCTTCGTGCACGCGGGCTACGACCATGTGACCGGCCGGGGGACCCTGCGGGTGGACAGCGCGGTTCCGGGCCGGGTGACCGTACCGGAGCTCGGGGTCGAGCTGGCCGCCGGGGCCGAGGTGTCGGTGCCGGTCGAGCCGTGGACCGCGGAGACCCCGAGGCTGTACGACGGTGAACTGGCCACCGCCGGTGAGCGGGTGGCGCTGCGCATCGGCTTCCGTACGGTCCGGGTCGAGGACGGCGTCATCAAGGTCAACGGGCGGCGGATCCTCTTCCGCGGGGTGAACCGCCACGAGTTCCACCCGGACACCGGCAGGACGCTGGACGTGGAGACCATGCGGGCCGATGCGGTGCTGATGAAACAGCACAACATCAACGCCGTACGCACCAGCCACTACCCGCCCCACCCCGACTTCCTGGAGCTCTGCGACGAGCTGGGGCTCTGGGTCGTCGACGAGTGCGACCTGGAGACCCACGGCTTCACCGAGCAGGACTGGCGGGGCAATCCGGTCGACGACGAACGCTGGACCCCGGCCCTGCTGGACCGGGCCTCGCGCATGGTGGAGCGCGACAAGAACCACCCCTCGGTCGTCATCTGGTCGCTGGGCAACGAGTGCGGCACCGGACGCGGGCTCACCGCGATGGCCGGCTGGATCCGCGACCGCGACCCGGACCGGCCCATCCACTACGAGGGCGACCAGTCCTGCGCGGACACCGACATGTACTCGCGGATGTACGCCTCGCACGCCGAGGTGGCGGCCATCGGCCGCGGCGAGGACGGCGGACCGGCCGAGCGGCGCCAACTCCCCTTCGTCCTGTGCGAGTACGGGCACGCCATGGGCAACGGGCCCGGCGGCCTCACCGAGTACCAGCAGCTCTTCGAGGCGTACGAGCGCAACCAGGGCGGCTTCGTCTGGGAGTGGATCGACCACGGGCTGACGCACCCCGGGCTCGGCTACGCCTACGGCGGTGACTTCGGCGAGGAACTGCACGACGCCAACTTCGTCTGCGACGGGCTGCTGTTCCCCGACCGCACCCCGTCCCCCGCTCTCGCCGAGTACAAGAAGGTCATCGAGCCGGTCGGCATCGACGGGGGCGGAGCGGCGGGGACGGTCCGCGTCGTCAACCGCCACGACTTCACCGATCTGTCGCACCTGGTCTTCGAGTGGTCCTACGACGTGGCGGGCGAGACCGTGAGCGCGGGCGTCCTCGGCGTACCGGCGCTGGCACCCGGCGAGCGGGCCGAGGTGCCGCTCCCCGCCCCGCCGGACACGGGCGGGGACAGCGAGAGCCGGTGGACGGTCCGTGCGCTGCTCGCCGACGGCACCCGCCACGAGGTCGCCTGGGCGCAGCTGCCCGCGGCGCCCCGGACGCGGTCCACGGCCGTAGCGGAGAGCAGCGGACCGCGCCGCGCCGGGGAGCTGATCATGCTCGGCCCGGCCGCCTTCGACGCGCGCACCGGGGAACTGCGGACGGTCGGGCGCACCGCTCTGCGGGAACTGCGGCTGGACGTGTGGCGGGCGCCGACGGACAACGACAACGGCCGGGACCCGGAGACCGGAGCCCGCTACGGGCAGCTCTGGCGCGAGCTGGGGCTGCACCGGATGCAGCACCGGCTGGACGCCGTCGAGCTGTCCGGCACCGCCCTGACGGTACGGACCAGGGTGGCACCCGCGGCGCGGGACGCCGGGCTGGTGACCGTGTACCGCTGGACCAGTGACGGGACCCGGCTGCGACTCGCCGTGTCCGTGACACCCGAGGGCGAGTGGACGGTGCCGCTCCCCCGGCTCGGCATCCGCTTCGCGCTGCCGGGCGGCGCCGATTCGGCCACCTGGTTCGGCGGCGGTCCCGGCGAGGCGTATCCGGACACCCGGGCGGCGTCGAGGCTCGGCCGGTGGGAGTCCTCGGTGGACGGCCTGCAGACGCCGTACGTCCGCCCGCAGGAGAACGGCGCCCGGGCCGACGTCCGGTGGGTCACGATCGGGGGTGTGCGGGTGGCGGGCGACCCGGAGTTCTGGTTCACGGCCCGCCGCTGGACGAGCGAGCAGCTCGACGCGGCGGAGCACCGTACGGATCTGCGCCCGGCCGGCCGGCAGGTCTGGGTGAACCTCGACCACGCCCAGCAGGGCATCGGCTCGCAGTCCTGCGGTCCCGGCGTCCTTCCGCAGCACCAACTCCACGCAGGTCCGGCCGAGTTCGGCTTCGTCTTCACCGGGGAGCCCGGGTCCTGA
- a CDS encoding LysR family transcriptional regulator has product MIDPRRLRILRAVADHRTVTAAAAALYLTPSAVSQQLAALEQETGHALLTRSGRGVRLTAAGEILLTHAHAVLAQLERAEAELAAYAGGASGEVTVAAFATGIAEVLAPAIRTLAGRSPGIRVRVRDSEGDESLTLVLDGEADLALAVEYRGAPREDDRRLARVPLYAEPFDAVLPAGDPLGQGPHVTLAELADSEWIGPYPGNPCHDVVLLACERAGFEPRLLHSSDDFRAVVALAGAGAGVALVPRSALGGMELKDAVVRPVEGPAATRRVFAAVRRGAEDHPLFRPLLDALVAAAAGLTTG; this is encoded by the coding sequence GTGATCGACCCCCGCCGCCTGCGCATTCTGCGGGCCGTGGCGGACCACCGTACGGTGACCGCCGCGGCCGCAGCGCTCTATCTGACCCCCTCGGCCGTCTCCCAGCAGCTCGCCGCGCTGGAACAGGAGACCGGGCACGCCCTGCTGACCCGCAGCGGCCGCGGCGTACGGCTGACGGCCGCCGGTGAGATCCTGCTCACCCACGCCCACGCCGTCCTCGCCCAGCTGGAGCGGGCCGAGGCCGAGCTCGCCGCCTACGCGGGCGGCGCATCGGGCGAGGTCACGGTCGCCGCCTTCGCCACCGGGATCGCCGAAGTGCTCGCCCCGGCCATCCGCACCCTCGCCGGGCGCAGCCCCGGCATCCGGGTCCGGGTCAGGGACTCCGAGGGCGACGAGAGCCTCACCCTCGTCCTGGACGGGGAAGCCGATCTGGCGCTGGCCGTCGAGTACCGGGGCGCGCCCCGCGAGGACGACCGCAGGCTCGCCCGGGTGCCGCTGTACGCCGAGCCCTTCGACGCCGTGCTGCCCGCAGGCGACCCACTCGGCCAGGGCCCGCACGTCACCCTCGCCGAGCTGGCCGACAGCGAGTGGATCGGCCCCTATCCGGGCAACCCCTGCCACGATGTGGTGCTCCTCGCCTGCGAACGTGCCGGGTTCGAGCCCCGTCTCCTGCACTCCTCGGACGACTTCCGGGCCGTCGTCGCGCTGGCCGGCGCGGGCGCGGGCGTCGCGCTGGTGCCCCGCTCGGCGCTGGGCGGGATGGAGCTGAAGGACGCGGTCGTCCGCCCGGTGGAAGGCCCGGCGGCGACGCGCCGGGTGTTCGCCGCCGTACGCCGCGGCGCCGAGGACCACCCGCTGTTCCGGCCGCTGCTCGACGCCCTCGTCGCCGCCGCGGCCGGGCTGACCACGGGCTGA